Within the Microbacterium sp. 1S1 genome, the region CAGCGGCGTTTCCCAGATCCGACGGCGCCTCCCTCGCGCCTCTCCCTTCGAGGCCATTCGCCCGACACCTTCCGAAGAACAGGAGAGAGCGCCCCCTGTTCTGATACCTCGACGCGGGAAAAAAGTCAGAATCCGTTGCCGTGACACTGGAATGGGGCGGAAACCCCCGTCACCGATCCTGCGCGCGCCAGCGCCTCGGCGGGTGAAACCCCCGCAGCGAGCCCCCCGTGCACGGCCGTGAGGAGCTCGCACGCGTCGTCATCGGGCACCGAGACCGGGGCCGCGATCACGCAGTCGGTGCCGGCGTGCAGCCACACGCGCGTCATCCCCAGCGCCTCCTCGCCCCAGCGCACCGACGATCGCCCCAGCTCGCACGCGGACAGCACCACGGTGGGCGGGACGCGGGGGATGAGGTCGACGTCGTAGCCGAACAGGATCCCGTCGGCGAGCTCGAACCCGGAGAAGAGGGGGTTGTCGACCGCGTGGCGCCCGTGTGCGGCGATGTGGAGGACATCGACGGAGCGCGCAAGGTCCGTGACCGCCGTGACGGTCGCTTCCGAGCCCTGCAGTGCGCGAGTCGTCCCCCGTCCTTCCCACGGCCCTGCGGCGCGCTCGACCTCCTCGACCGCGCGGGGAACCCGGGGTCCGGCCGCGAATCCCACACGCGGCGTCGTGACCGTGGCACTCGTGCCGTCGAACCAGCGCGAGGCCGAGGTCGCGAGCGTGAACGGCACCCCGTGCATGCCGGGCATCATCCCCCACGGCACGCCGCCGAGGATTCCCGGAACGGTGAGGACCAGCCGTCCGGCGCCCCCCGTCGCGCGGCGCATGGGGCCGAGCAGTTCGTCGTCGAGGACTGACAGGCGCGCCGCCAGCGTGCGTGCGGTCACCGGGCCCATGGCACCGCCGCGGGTGAGCGCAGCCATGTCGAGGTCGGCGCGGAGGCCGTCGAGGGCAGCCCGCACGCGCGGCCAGGCGAGGTCGACGACGACCGCCCCCTCCGGCTGCACCACGACCCCGTGCAGCCCGGTGCCGGTGTAGACGTACGCCAGCACCGCCGTGTCCGGCGGGAGGAGCGCGGTCGCCTCCGCCAGTGTCCGGCGCTCTCTCGTCGCCCCGGAGCCGGTGGCGGACCACTGCCGCTCCCGCACCCGGTCGCGGAGCGCGCGAACCGTGGGATCCGTCGTCCAGTCCGCCCCCGCGAGGTCGGCGCGCAGCATCCGCAGCTCGGCGAGGTCGGCGGCGAGCGCCTCGTCGTGCGGCGGCCGGACCGGGGCGACCTGCTGACTGAGGTGCCGGGCGCGCTCGGACCACTCGAAGAGCGTCGCCGGGTCGCGGCGGCGGACGGCCGCGGCGAGTCCCGTGAACACGAGGTCGCTGGCGTGCATGGCGACGGACGCTTGCAGATCGAGGGCGCCGAACGATCGCTGCCAGGCGGCCAGCAGGTCGAGCCCGGTGGCAGCGGCCCGCAGCGCTTCCCCGTCCCGACCTCGCCGCGCTGCCCGGACGGCGCGGACCTCGTGCGACCGGAGGCGCAGCGGCGTCGGGTCGGAGGCGGAGACGCGGGGGAGGCGCCCGGTACCGTCCCGGCGGGCGCTCAGGCGCAGGGCGGTGGCCTCGGTGCGGAAGCCGCTCCGGTCGAGCTGTTGCGCCACGCGTTCGAACGCCGCCGCGTCCGCGGGGCGATCGGGACGGAGCCGCTGCCGGGCCTCGAGCTCCACCGCCGCGGCGCGGGCCGCCCAGCCGCTGCTGCCGAGCGCGGTGAAGCGGCGGGCGGCCGTCCGGGCCGCGCGCTCAGCGGCCCGGGGGTCGTGGCGGACGAGGGAACGGGCGAGGTGGAACTCCGCCTCACCGCGTGCCTGGCGCATCCGCTGCGCGCCGAACTGCACGGCCACGCGGGCGAGCAGGGCCTCCGCCTCGGTCGTCAGTCCGGCATCGCGAAGCACCTCCGCGCGGTCGAGGTCGCTGATGGCGGTGGCGAGGGCACTGGTGGCCGCGAACGTCGGACGGGACTGGGCCATGAGGCGCAGGGCCGACACGAGGTCGCCTCCGAGGAGGGCTGCGTAGCCGAGATTGTGGGTGGCCTCGGCGAGGGAGTCGTGGTCTTCGTGCGCCTCGTAGATCGCGATCGCCCGTCGGAGGTCGGCCGTGCAGGTCTCCAGACGGTGACGCTGCATCCGCACCACCGCCCTGTTCATCAGGCAGTTCGCGAGCGCGGTGGTCTCGGCGCCGGTGGCGGCGAGAGCGTCGATCGCGGCGGTCAGGCACCCCTCGGCCTCGTCCAGCCGTCCGCCGTGCATGAGGAGGGCGCCGAGCTGGCCGCCGAGGAGGGCCACGGTCTCGGCCTGCAGCCCGTCCCTGCCCAGCGCCTCGCGGCACAGCGACTCCGCTGCCGCGGGCTCTCCGATCTGCGCGAGCACGTACGCGGTGGTGCCGTCGATGCGCGCGCGGAGGTCGGCGTCGTCGGTGCGGGCGGCGGCCTTCTCCAGTTCCCGCCGGGCGCGCGTGAACTGTCGGGCGTTCGCCGCCTCGACGCCGCGCCGATGCAGCGCGCTCGCGGACAGGGGCATCCGTCCAGGATGCCGTGCCGCGGTGGTCGCACGGAAGGGCGCGAGACGTCAGGTCCTCTCGTGCGGAGTCGGCAACGCCGACAGGACCGCCGCAACCGCCTTCGCGGCGACGGCCGGTGTCACCCCCACGGCGGGGACGGCACCGAGCTGAGCCGCGACGCGGCCGGCGATGAAGGGAGCGGCGAACGACGTACCGCTCCACACCGCGAAGCCGCCCCGGTAGTCGTCGGGATCGAGGGTCTGGCGGGGCAGCCCGTCGATGTCCGCGCGGGTGGCCGCCTGCGCGCCGCCGACGAAGGCCGGCGACGTGCTGACGACGGCGGCGCCCGGGGCGTAGACCTGCACCCACGGGCCGACGTTCGAGAACAGGGCGACGGAGCGTGCCGACGGGTTCAGGGCGCCGACCGACACGTGCGGGGCGCCGTCGTCGGACGGCAGCCCGTTGTCGGCGCCGGGCCACGGCCAGAGCGACGCCGGGAAGGACGGGCGGTCGATCGCGTCGTTGCCCGCCGAGCAGACCACCACGCAGCCCAGCTCCCTGGCCTTCGCGAGCAGCTCGTACAGCGTCGTGCTGAACAGTCCGTCAGTCGGCGTCTCGTGGTAGTAGCTGAGGGACAGGTTCAGCACGTCGATCGGGAAGCCGGTCTTCGGGTTCTCCCGGTGCCGTCGGAGCAGTTCCACGACCTGCGCCACGGTCTCCAGGAGGGTGCTCTCGTCGACCACGCCCAGCGCCCCGGCGACGCGGATCGAGAGGATGTCGGCGTCCGGAGCGGCCTGACGCACGATCCCGGCGATGAACGTGCCGTGCCCGGCGACCGCGTCGATCTCGCCGTCGAGCTGGCCGTACAGGTCCGGGTAGCGTTCGGGATCGGCGTCGTCCGTGAAGCCCACAGGGACGCCGTCGAGCTCGACGTGCCGGGTGACGATGTCGGACGGCAGCCATGCGTGCTCGCCGCAGCCCGTGTCGAGGATCGCCACGACGGGCCGCCGTCCCCTCCTCGGAGCGGCCGCGCGCGCCGGGGCAGGGCCGAGCCAGGTGACCGGCTGCCGCGCCCCGCGTCCGGGCTCCAGATAGTCGTCGCTGCCGCCGCCACCCGGTGCCGCGCCGCGGACGGGGTTCGTCCGGGTGAACGGGTTCGTCCGGGTGAACGGGTTCGTCCGGGTGAAGGGATTGAGCCCGACCGGATCGATCGACAGCACGTGCTCGAGGCTGGTCCGCGGCATCGTCGAGCGGGACAGGCGCCGCGCGCGCTGCAGCACACGCCACGCGTCCGGAGCCACGGGGGACTCCCCGCGGGTCGGCTCATCCGGCGTGGTCAGGCGCGCCCGGAGGAACCCCGCTACGCCGGGCACGAGCTCGCCGTTGCCGACCGCTCGCTCCCGGTCTTCGATCTCCAGCCGCCAGCCGAAGGAGTCGGCGGCGTCCCGCAGGGCGCGCAGTTCGCGGTCGTACGCCTCCTGCTCGTCGAGGGCGCGTGTGATCAGCAGGCGCTCCGGCAGGTACGCGGTGGGGAACGCTCGGATCCCGTCCACCGGTTCCGTACTCGGGTCGAGGGCGGTGCCGCGGCGGATCGACCCCTCCGCGCGGTCCTGCCAGGTCCATCCCTCGGGCTGCTCCATCGATCATCCTCTCCATCGTGACGCCGGCGACATCGTCGGCGTCGAGGGTCACAACTCGAACTGCGGCGTCTCGAGGGTGCGGGTCTCGTCGCCGACCGTCGCCGTCAGGCGCACCCGGCTCATGCCCGGCGGCACCTCGTCGAACACGAATCGACCGGTCTCCGCCGGTGTCGTGCGACGTTCCCGCTTGCCTTGCCGCAGCACGATCTCCGCGGCGGCGGTGTCCACCCAGCCGTCCACCCGCCGCCGTCCGGAGGCGGTCGTCGTGACGTGGAGGAGGACGCTGGTGCCGCCGTCGCTGAACTGGAGCGTCAGGGCGTCCGTCTCGCCGCGGATCGCGCCGAGCGGCCCTTCCACGAGGGTGAGCAGGGCGTACTCGCGGTTGAGCCCGTCCGCCGCGACCGCCGCGACCATTCGATCGATCAGTCCGGCAGGAACAGGGTCGACCGCTCCCCAGAGGCTGCGCAAGCGCGCGAACAGCCGGGCGTCGTCTTCATCGCTCATGATCGTCCCTCCGTCCGGGTGGCCGGGGTGTCGAGGAGGTCGCGAAGCTTCGCGAGGCAGCGGCTCCGGGTCGGGCCGATGCTGCCGACGGGCATGGACAGGTCGCGAGCGAGGCGGGCGTAGTCAGGGCGGTCCTCGAAGGCGATCACGCGGAGGAGGCGCTGGCATCGCTCGGCGAGACGACGGACGGCGGCCCAGAGCCGGCGGTTCTCATCGTCGAGCGTGGCGTGCTCCTCCGCGGACGCCTGCTCGGGAAGGAGCACGTCGAGGTCGTCGGATTCCGCGGTGTCGATGCGCCCGTGCGCTTTGCCGACCTTCCAGGCTTCGCGGCGAGCCGTGGTCGTCAACCAGGCGGAGACGGCGCGCGGATCGGCGATGGCCCCGTGGCCGCGCACGAGCTGGAGCCAGGTGGTCTGCACGACGTCCTCCGCGAGGGTGCGTTCGAGGCCGTAGGCGCGCACGACGTGCCACAGCACGGGGGTCATGAGCCGCACCAGTTCGTCCATCGAGCGGCCGTCGCCATCGCGCCAGGCATCGAAGAGGTCCGCGGCGCGTTCCCAGCGTGCGCGCCCGTCGTCGGATGCCGGATCGGAGGCGGCGCCGGGGGCACCGTCGATCATGAAGCCCATTGTGATCACACCCACCAGGAGCACGGCAAGAGCCCCGTGATACATGGCGCGGTCCAAGAATTCCGACGGCCGTTCCGTGGACCCGCGATGCCGTCGCTAGTCTCCACCTCAGTCCGCCTCGTACCGGGCGGCGTGCGCGGCCCATCGTGACTCGACCGGGAGGCTGCGGAGGGCGCGGTTCCCGATCGCGAGGACGGCGGCCACCACGCACAGGGCCGCGCAGATGAGGATGGTGCCCTGTCGTCCGAGCCCGGCCAGGCCGAAGCCGGCGATGAGCGGGGCGAGCGGCATCGCCCCCATCGCGAGGACCCCCATGGCGCTGTTCGCGCGTCCCAGCAGACGTGACGGCGTGGCCACCATGAAGTAGCCCATCATCCCGGCGTTGAGGGCGGGGACGAGAAGCACCGTGGCACCGAGGACGACGGCGACGGCCCACGGCGCCGACACGGACGAGAGCACGATGGTACCGAGGGCGACGACCGTCAGCCCGACGATCGTGAGTGGCCCCGCCGGGATCCGCGGGACGAGCAGCGGGGCGACGATCGCACCGGCGAGCATCACCGCGCCGATGGCGGCGCTGACCGTCCCGATGAGCAATTCCGAGTGGCCCGCCTGCTGCAGCGCGTAGACGGCGGTGGTGATCGCGGCATTGAAGCCGAGATTGACGATGGTCATGATGAGCATCACGCCGCCGAGGTCGGGGCGCGACAGCAGCCAGCCGAACCCTTCGCGGAGTTCCCGCCGGGCGTTCGGGCGAATCGCGGGTGCGTCGAGGCCCGCGTCCTCCTCGGCGCCGGTGTCGGTGATGCCCGCACGTCTGGTCTGGCGGCCGAGCAGCCCGGCGGTCACGGCCGCGACGAGGTGGCAGGCGGTCATGACGACGCCGACGAGCCAGCCGCCCACGCCGAGCAACAGCCCGCCGAGCGGCCCTCCGGCGAGCTGGAGGGCCGCATCGCGCCCCTGGTTCGCGGCCTGCGCGCGCCCCATCGCGTCGTCCGGGACGATCTCCTTCAGCGCGCTCTCCCCGGCGACGTCGAACAGGCCGCTCCGGGCCGCGAGCAGCACGTCGATCACGAGGAGGGTGGCGAAGGTGAGGGATCCGCTGACGGCGAGCAGCGTGAAAGCCCCGGCCAGCACGATGCCCAGGAGCGAGCCGACGAGCATGAGCACGATGCGCCGATGCCGGTCCGCGAGGATCCCGCCCCAAACGGTGAGCAGCACGCGCGCGACCATCCCCGCCCCCGCGATGATGCCGGCCTGCGCGGGATCGTTCGTGACGATGAGGGCGAGGAGCGGGACGGCGAACCCGAACAGTGCGGAGGCGAGTCCCTTGCTCGTATCGCTGACGAGCCACGTGAGGTAGCGCGTGTTTCGCCACAGGCGGTGGGGGGTCGTCGTCGTGCTCATGGCTCGACGATAGTTCCGCAAGATAAATTGCGCAAGGATTCGTGCGGAATTCGCCGACTAGGATCAGGGAATGGCCGACGATGCGGAAAAGACCTCCCGGGAGGACGCCGCCTTCATGACGTCGGCCATGCTCAAGGCCTACTCCCACCCGCTGCGCCGCCAGATCCTCCGCCTCATCGCGCGCCGTGGCTTCCTGCGCGCGGCGGACGTCGCGAGCGACCTCGACGTGCCGGCCAACAGCGCCAGCTTCCACTTGCGGACCCTTGCCGACGCCGGGCTCATCGAGGAGGCGCCTGACCAGGCCAGGGACCGCCGGGATCGGGTCTGGACGGGGCGGAAGGGTGCCCTCACCGTCGGCGGCCCCGAGAACCCGGTCGCCGACGAGGCGCTCGGCGGGGCGGTCGTGACCGCGCTCGCCGAGGATCATCAGGAGCTCGTGCGGCGCGTGATGGCCTGGACGCCCGAGTACGTGTCCGGTCGCACCGCCGAGGTGCACGCGTCGTTCGTGCAGCGGACCATCCGGCTGACCGAGAGGGAGTTCGAGGATGTGATGCGCCGGATCAACGACGTCCTCTCCGCGGCCGACGCGGCGCACGACGACGCCGACCCCGCGGGCCGTTACTGGCAGCTGGACATCGTCGTCGCCGACGACACCATCTGAATCACTCGCCCTCGTCGTCGGGGCGCTCGCCGCTCAGGATGAGGATACGGCGCAGATGCATGGCCGTCAGCACGCCGGGCCCCATCGAACTGCGGGCGTCGAACGTGCGATCGTCGACGCGCTCCAGCAGGAGCCGGATCGCTCGCGCGGCCTCCCCGCGGCGGCGATGCGCTGCGCTCGAGGCGGGGTCGTCCTCGGCGATGACGTCGGCGACGGCGTGGCAGGCCGCGGACAACGGCTCGGGCAGCGCGGGGTCCAAGGGCATGGCGGCCGGGCGCTCCCAGATCGTGTCGGCGGTCGCGTCGGCGATGTCACGGATGAGATGCGCGATGCGGTCGAGCGTGGAGAGCTGATCGTGGACGTGGGCGGTGCCGGCGTGGCGGCGGCGCGCCCGAGGGTTGTAGCGGACGCTCTCGTCGGCCTCCGCCAGGGCCGAACGGAGGTCGGCGGTGGTCTCGGCGAGGGCGGCGGCATCGTCCGCCCACTGGGCGGTCTCCGGGGGCCAGGACTCCGACACCGCGGAGCCGATGTCGTGCAGGTGTCCCGCGAGCTGCCGTCGGAACTGCTCCACCCGCGCCTCGGCGGACCCGACGAGCGGCGCGGGAGCGATCAGGAGGTTGACCGCCAGCCCGATCACGACCCCGACCCCCATCTGGGCCAGGTAGCCCAGGGAGTAGTCGTCCGCGTTCTGACCGCCGATGATGAGCACGAACAGCGCCGCCATCGGGACGTACTCTTTCCCGGCGCCGAACCACCCGGTGCCGGAGACGAGGACGCCGAGGCCGACCACGAGGGGGATCGTCCACCACGTCGGTCCGACCGTGAGCACGACCACCGTGGCCAGACCGATACCGGTGGCGAGACCGAACAGGGTCTGCAGGCTCGACCGCATGGACCCCATGAGCGTCGGATACATGCTCACCAGTGCCCCGAGGGGCGCGT harbors:
- a CDS encoding ArsR/SmtB family transcription factor; protein product: MADDAEKTSREDAAFMTSAMLKAYSHPLRRQILRLIARRGFLRAADVASDLDVPANSASFHLRTLADAGLIEEAPDQARDRRDRVWTGRKGALTVGGPENPVADEALGGAVVTALAEDHQELVRRVMAWTPEYVSGRTAEVHASFVQRTIRLTEREFEDVMRRINDVLSAADAAHDDADPAGRYWQLDIVVADDTI
- a CDS encoding FUSC family protein; this encodes MTPDHPRLRLRERRSYLARTLHDAVRPGRLLLVAKTALAVALAWTIAPHMPGVTDEYPYYAPLGALVSMYPTLMGSMRSSLQTLFGLATGIGLATVVVLTVGPTWWTIPLVVGLGVLVSGTGWFGAGKEYVPMAALFVLIIGGQNADDYSLGYLAQMGVGVVIGLAVNLLIAPAPLVGSAEARVEQFRRQLAGHLHDIGSAVSESWPPETAQWADDAAALAETTADLRSALAEADESVRYNPRARRRHAGTAHVHDQLSTLDRIAHLIRDIADATADTIWERPAAMPLDPALPEPLSAACHAVADVIAEDDPASSAAHRRRGEAARAIRLLLERVDDRTFDARSSMGPGVLTAMHLRRILILSGERPDDEGE
- a CDS encoding S8 family peptidase codes for the protein MEQPEGWTWQDRAEGSIRRGTALDPSTEPVDGIRAFPTAYLPERLLITRALDEQEAYDRELRALRDAADSFGWRLEIEDRERAVGNGELVPGVAGFLRARLTTPDEPTRGESPVAPDAWRVLQRARRLSRSTMPRTSLEHVLSIDPVGLNPFTRTNPFTRTNPFTRTNPVRGAAPGGGGSDDYLEPGRGARQPVTWLGPAPARAAAPRRGRRPVVAILDTGCGEHAWLPSDIVTRHVELDGVPVGFTDDADPERYPDLYGQLDGEIDAVAGHGTFIAGIVRQAAPDADILSIRVAGALGVVDESTLLETVAQVVELLRRHRENPKTGFPIDVLNLSLSYYHETPTDGLFSTTLYELLAKARELGCVVVCSAGNDAIDRPSFPASLWPWPGADNGLPSDDGAPHVSVGALNPSARSVALFSNVGPWVQVYAPGAAVVSTSPAFVGGAQAATRADIDGLPRQTLDPDDYRGGFAVWSGTSFAAPFIAGRVAAQLGAVPAVGVTPAVAAKAVAAVLSALPTPHERT
- a CDS encoding RNA polymerase sigma factor, which translates into the protein MIDGAPGAASDPASDDGRARWERAADLFDAWRDGDGRSMDELVRLMTPVLWHVVRAYGLERTLAEDVVQTTWLQLVRGHGAIADPRAVSAWLTTTARREAWKVGKAHGRIDTAESDDLDVLLPEQASAEEHATLDDENRRLWAAVRRLAERCQRLLRVIAFEDRPDYARLARDLSMPVGSIGPTRSRCLAKLRDLLDTPATRTEGRS
- a CDS encoding MFS transporter, encoding MSTTTTPHRLWRNTRYLTWLVSDTSKGLASALFGFAVPLLALIVTNDPAQAGIIAGAGMVARVLLTVWGGILADRHRRIVLMLVGSLLGIVLAGAFTLLAVSGSLTFATLLVIDVLLAARSGLFDVAGESALKEIVPDDAMGRAQAANQGRDAALQLAGGPLGGLLLGVGGWLVGVVMTACHLVAAVTAGLLGRQTRRAGITDTGAEEDAGLDAPAIRPNARRELREGFGWLLSRPDLGGVMLIMTIVNLGFNAAITTAVYALQQAGHSELLIGTVSAAIGAVMLAGAIVAPLLVPRIPAGPLTIVGLTVVALGTIVLSSVSAPWAVAVVLGATVLLVPALNAGMMGYFMVATPSRLLGRANSAMGVLAMGAMPLAPLIAGFGLAGLGRQGTILICAALCVVAAVLAIGNRALRSLPVESRWAAHAARYEAD
- a CDS encoding CHAT domain-containing protein — encoded protein: MPLSASALHRRGVEAANARQFTRARRELEKAAARTDDADLRARIDGTTAYVLAQIGEPAAAESLCREALGRDGLQAETVALLGGQLGALLMHGGRLDEAEGCLTAAIDALAATGAETTALANCLMNRAVVRMQRHRLETCTADLRRAIAIYEAHEDHDSLAEATHNLGYAALLGGDLVSALRLMAQSRPTFAATSALATAISDLDRAEVLRDAGLTTEAEALLARVAVQFGAQRMRQARGEAEFHLARSLVRHDPRAAERAARTAARRFTALGSSGWAARAAAVELEARQRLRPDRPADAAAFERVAQQLDRSGFRTEATALRLSARRDGTGRLPRVSASDPTPLRLRSHEVRAVRAARRGRDGEALRAAATGLDLLAAWQRSFGALDLQASVAMHASDLVFTGLAAAVRRRDPATLFEWSERARHLSQQVAPVRPPHDEALAADLAELRMLRADLAGADWTTDPTVRALRDRVRERQWSATGSGATRERRTLAEATALLPPDTAVLAYVYTGTGLHGVVVQPEGAVVVDLAWPRVRAALDGLRADLDMAALTRGGAMGPVTARTLAARLSVLDDELLGPMRRATGGAGRLVLTVPGILGGVPWGMMPGMHGVPFTLATSASRWFDGTSATVTTPRVGFAAGPRVPRAVEEVERAAGPWEGRGTTRALQGSEATVTAVTDLARSVDVLHIAAHGRHAVDNPLFSGFELADGILFGYDVDLIPRVPPTVVLSACELGRSSVRWGEEALGMTRVWLHAGTDCVIAAPVSVPDDDACELLTAVHGGLAAGVSPAEALARAGSVTGVSAPFQCHGNGF